The Cryptococcus deuterogattii R265 chromosome 3, complete sequence genome has a segment encoding these proteins:
- a CDS encoding oxidoreductase, which produces MSLGRTLKLNNGVVVPQIGFGTWQAAPGEVEKAVEEAIKVGYRHIDCALIYQNQDEVAQGIKASGIPRKDLFLVSKLWNNSHRPEKVEADLDTTLKQLGTDYLDVYLIHWPVPFAPGSNLFPKTEDGKVAIDWDGPSVVDTWKELIRISKETKKVKAIGVSNFNVELLEKLIKETGVVPTMNQIECHPSLIQPELFKYCKEKNIVITAYSPLGNNTTGKPRIIDQPQIIDIAKKLNKEPAQVLINWAAHQGFVVIPKSVTPSRIKTNFEDFKLSDDVFEEINKVGKANASRANIPAEYKPAWPINVFGEKSEEQYKKVW; this is translated from the exons ATGTCTCTCGGTCGAACTCTCAAGCT TAACAACGGTGTTGTCGTTCCTCAGATCGGTTTCGGCACCTGGCAGGCTGCCCCTGGTGAGGTCGAGAAGGC CGTTGAGGAGGCCATCAAGGTCGGCTACCGACACATTGACTGTGCTTTG ATTTACC AAAACCAGGACGAG GTCGCCCAAGGTATCAAGGCCTCTGGTATCCCACGAAAGgacctcttccttgtctcCAAGCTCTGGAACAACTCTCACCGACCCGAGAAGGTTGAGGCCGACCTTGACACCACCCTCAAGCAGCTCGGCACCGACTACCTTGATGTCTACCTCATTCACTGGCCTGTGCCTTTTGCTCCTGGGAGCAACCTCTTCCCTAAGACTGAGGACGGCAAGGTTGCCATTGACTGGGATGGACCTAGCGTCGTAGACACCTGGAAGGAGTTGATCAGGATCTCCAAGGAGACAAAGAAAGTCAAAGCCATCGGTGTTTCCAACTTTAACGTTGAGCTTTTGGAGAAGCTCATCAAGGAGACTGGTGTCGTTCCCACCATGAACCAAATTGAGTGTCACCCCAGCTTGATCCAGCCCGAGCTCTTCAAGTACT gcaaggagaagaacATTGTCATCACTGCTTACTCTCCTCTCGGTAACAACACCACTGGCAAGCCCCGAATCATCGACCAACCCCAAATCATTGACAttgccaagaagctcaacAAGGAGCCTGCGCAGGTCTTGATCAACTGGGCGGCTCACCAGGGCTTCGTGGTTATCCCCAAGTCTGTTACTCCATCTCGAATCAAG ACCAACTTTGAGGACTTTAAGCTCAGCGATGATGTCTTTGAGGAGATCAACAAGGTTGGCAAGGCCAATGCTTCCAGGGCCAACATTCCTGCCGAGTACAAGCCTGC CTGGCCCATCAACGTGTTCGGTGAGAAGTCTGAGGAGCAGTACAAGAAGGTCtggtaa